ATATAATTCTTTTGTCTAGGTTCTTGCATAATTGTCTGTGTCTAACTTTTTTGCTATTTTTATAATATCTTTGATgcaaaagcaaaaacaaaaagaaaataaaaaaaacaaaaaataaataaaaaataaaaaatttattaacATATGAAGACgcattaaacatataattaaagCACAACTATCTTATGAACAGTAGTGGTAAAAAAAATTTCCCTTCTTTTTACCTGTTATTGTTAACATGTTTGTGTTTTTTACTGGCCGTCATTTATTTCTTTTTGAAGCTTCTCCCACCGCCTCTCCCACCTAATCTACTTctttccatcttcctttctcaTCACTGCGATATTCATATTTCTGTTACTATCGGTGGTGTCGATTGCCACCGTCGACTGCTTCTCTCTCCTTCTACAACCTCCTTCCACCTCCTCAGTCCCACACGTCCTTCTACTCAACCATCGCTTCCAATATGCTTGATTTTATTCATTGTTCAGATGGAGTTGAAGGCTTCGATTTTATTCCATCTATCTTTACCGTCAGTGAAGCCCTAAATTGATTGATGGAATAAATATGTGTGGTCATTACCTTCTACTCAGTAGGATCTGATGGTGAATGGTGGATTTACAGTTCTTCCAGAAAAGGGAGATTTGCAAATTCTTCAGGGAAAACTCCTTTCAAgttcattttttaatttattattgtttttatgCAGTAATAAGCACGAACAATTTTATACTGAAAGATTTGTAAAATGGAAAAATTAGAGAATTAGAAGAGATATGTCATATGGGTTTTGCattaaaaaggtttttttttcttaaagCAATTAAAATATTGTTCGGCTACTCAGTATTCAAATACCCTATGAGTTAAATTTTCAAAAGGTTCTTTGAAGGCATAATCAAGTTGATGTTGGTTGCTGGTTTTGTATATTTGATTCCAGGCCTACTCAAATGACTATAAAGGGTGTATTAGATCCTTTCTTGAAGTTGTTATGTCACCGTATGGTTACCAAATGTCTGTCGAAGTTAATTTATTGTTCAGGTAAGTAAAGCTTCTAATCCCATGCCTTATAAGTTTGAATTTCTAATTTAGATTATTAAATTGATTTAGTAATTGTAGGCAAGAACCCTATGTTCCAAGAAGAAAAAGAATCGTATATACACTAATTGAAGGATTAGAAGAGTTGACTGTTAATGTTTGTAAAAACATTGACATTTGCTGACTTATTCTGGGGTGTTTGAACATTTGGTCGTTTGTATTGATGAAAAATAAGGATTCGGATATTTATTGTACTCCGAACAACATGGTATTAAGTTTTGAAATTAATGAAGCTCTATATATTATTCATTAATTATAAAGTAATCTATATGTATAATTTATATCTGAATatataaaatgtatgaatcattATTATCTGTGCGGCTACCCTGTCGGAGTTTAATTACCAGTTTACTACACGTTCAAAGCAATTGAAGCAAAAGATCCAAATGAGCAACACAAGTGGGTTTTATACTGGACAGGTAATCCCATCAATCATTGCTATATTCATACACACacattattttgattttgatgaTCTACATGTATAAACTTTGTAGTTTATGGATCATTTAGTGTTGGAGGGATATTTGCAGATAGATTCATATCCTGGTATATATTTATTATCTTTAACACTATATTTTTTCTGCCATGACTTTTTAGCATTCTCAAGTCTCCATGAGTGAATTCATTGTTTACTTTTTTCAGGTTTCCACTTTACTATCACACGAAGCTTGCATTTCTTGCATGGCTTCAACTTCCCACCATAAATGTAAACAACCTTTTTATAATTATTGTAAATTTAACAACCCAAACTCAACATCCAAAAAATATCAAAATCAAACTCTGATATGTTTTTTTGTTCTCATTCCATTATTATGAGTCTTTTAGTTTTGGTGCTAATTACTTTACTATTCAATAGGGGCTAACCAGTTATGCACTTTCTAGAGGATTGCACAACTGTTTTGAGGACTTCTGGGAAATCTTCACTTCTGGATACTAATATTAGGAAAGAATTCTTTCCAAAAGGATTACGTATGTCAATGTCATATCATCCTTACTCATTTGACAATAATTCTACATCCAGGAATTGTTACTAGGCAGCCCATGGTTTTGCAGCTTCATAAGATAGACATAGACCAAGACAAAGAATCTTCAAAATTCCTCCACCTTCCATCAAGAAACAGGATCTACAAGACTCCTGATTTGGAAACACCCAAATATCATATACTCAAAAGGCCTACAACTTATGAGGTTTGTTGATCCTTTGAGCTACAAATTATGCTCGCATAACCTTATGTTGTGTTTTATGTGTTTCCAGTACATAACATTATCAGGAGATAAcattattagaaaaaataaataagagCTCCTTGCAAATTGCAATGACTAAAATAAGCACAGATAGAGGAAaagaaagggaaagggaaagagAAAGGGACGAAAGTATTAACAAAATGAGTAGTGTTATTAGAGGGATGTGGAAagtgaaagagagagaaagatattATGATCGAGGCAGAGATTACATGGACCAACATCACAAGTATCGTTTATTATTAATGTAAGTTTGTTTGTGATTTTAAGTTTGTTTGCCAATGTGAAGAAGTACTCTTCTTGTATCTACTCCTTTCTATTTACTAAAGCACAATCTTTTTGTAAATAATTTTCGACGTTATAGTATACAACACCAACTTTTGCTTCTTTTCTGGAAATCACACGTATGCTCAATTGTTAGAAATCAAAATCAGAACCCATGCCTTTACTTTATTATATGGGTGTGGTGTACCTATTAAGGTTATGTCATACAAGCTTGTGTTGGTATTCAGTTTTCTCAAGTAATCATTCAATAGGAGATTTATAGTCCCATTTTTTTGGGATCACCTCATGTAATGTTGTAAAAAACAAATATCATTCCAACCCATGCAAAGCATGGGTAACTACACTAGTTTATATAAATTTTACGAAGGAGATCATCCAAATCAATGTAGTTCAAAATAGGTGTGAGCAAAAACTAACCGCAAAACCGAGACCGAAAAACAAAAACCGATGGTGCGGTTTCTACCTTTGCAAAAACCAAAGGTTTTCAGGGCGGTGCGGTTTCTTGTTTTGaaaaaaccgcaaaaaaccgaaccacaccgatatatatatatatatatatatatatatatatatatatatatatatatatatatatatatatatatatatatatatatatatatatatatatataggaatgatcatttgagaaccTATAGTTTCCCGAAAACCCGAAAACTAAAAGTGGAGCATTAGATCAAAACATTTAATGGGTGTGATCAACGATGGCATATGTGTAATTATCAACAACTCTAATGGTATCTTAGACATTTTAGAAATAATCAGAGGGGTATATTCGGAATGAAATTTATTATTGCCTAATAATTAATAATTAgcttaattaatataattattaaaaacTCATACTTCCTCTCTCTATTCCTCACAAGATCTATCTTTCTCTTTGTATTCCTCACCAGATctatctttctctcactatctaTCTCTCACATCGTCACACATCTACATCTTCGGTTCATCGGAGTACACCGCCATCGCCGATCTCATTTTGCTTTGCTCTGTCGATTGAAGATCTAAACGGAGTAGTATCCCCTGTCGATTATACATCCGATCGAATATCTAATTGGAGAAGACAGTCATATGTTGATCGAATATTCGTTTATGGTGTTTCCCCTCAACATCATTCTTCTATGGCGTTGGATCCTACAGTGATGCATCATCTCCTTCACGACATACCGATAAGGTtgtattttaatttttcaaaattttcttaatcaATGAATAATGGATGTTTTATCCCTCGAAATTCATGAACGAtgtaaaattttaatataatttgatttttttatttataatgccTTTTGATTTAATTTGATTCCATTCATCGGCGGTgactttttattttagtttaatcAAAAATGCTTAATCGATGGACAATTATTATTGGATGAATTAGGATTTGATTTAAATACTTGTTTTATTATAACAATTTTGTTTGATAATTTGTATTACTTGAAGCTAATGAATTCATATGATCGTAAAATTTTCATTAATGTTTCTCTTTTACTGTAAGCATGtagattaaatatatattttttgtgccaACACTATTCTTTTTTCATGAACTTATTAATGTAATTGTTTTCTAATTGACATCTCATTGGAAAAACTTTATGATTATCTGGTATGCATCATTTTTCATCATCAACTAAAAGGTGAtttaatatctctttaatcatgtTTTATGCATCCAAAACGTATATCCCGCAATCCCTCTTTAATCATGTTGGTGTTCTTACCTTTGTATTGATATGCAGGGCATGTATAGAGTTATCCATATGATAAATGGAGTGTTGGTTGTATTTTGGTGGAACTTTGCCCAACAAAGTAAAGTAAAAGCTTGGGTTTTATTTGATATATGATATAAAAAATTAATATCCTAGGGAAGCAAATACTCTCAAAATCTGTTTCCTTCAAACGTAGATATTTTATGATGTTTTCCCAAAAATCAATTGCATCACCTTTAAATCTCTCAATCAGAACCTTTGTTTACCATCGGTTGTTACATCAGGTCTTCACTAGGATTTATTAAAGAGTTCACTGATATGTGTTATTCTTCATCTAAATTTATACAGTGAAGATATCCTACTGTCACAACTCGAAATTTTTAGATCAAGTAAAGCCTAAACCATAATCAAGTACAAGTGAAACTACATTGCAATTCTTGTTGCAATTTATCATCTATAGCCTTGGGGCTTGTTTAAATAATTTACAAAGAGGTATGGATTGAAAATTTAAGCTAAATTGGAGTGTTATAAATAAACATAAGTTAGATGACTAAgggtttaaaacataaatatgatCGTTAAATGAGTTTTCGCCCAATGTAATCAAttctaaatggagtttacgacctaggGAATTAATGCCAAAGTAGTTCACAGTCCAAACTAATTAAAGAAAAAGAGTTTACGGATtggaaatttaattcaaaaattgtGTTTACGATTTTCCGTAGTCCGAAAACACCATCCCAAGGCCCAATTTGGGCTTAAACTCATTAAGGATCCATTAAGGATCCGAAAGACCAATTTCATAGCCCATTATGAACCGTGAACACCTCTTATATATAAGTGTTTTGGCGAAAACACCTTCATTTCCCTCATTTTCAATCCGTAAACACTCcccaaatcctctcaactatcatccgtgaaccttcaaatcttcataacttTTACCCAGATTTCATCAAGAACATTCAGcccaccttcaaatcttcaagcaatcttcaaatcttcataagtcCTCAAGATCCAACCGTGAGCTCCTTTGATTCAACCGTAAACCCATTTTCTTCAACTGTGAACCCTTAGCAACATTTCCAATTAATTCCAATTTAATTGTAAGTCCTTcttatataattaaattattattttaccaattatttaaattaatatcttattaatttaaatacgacTTCGAATACAAATATTTTAGGATAACGTTATTTCGCACGCACGCTAGCCTGAGGATCGTTTCTACAACCACACATccaaggtgatttcataccccccccccccccccaccatatttttccaagctttttcattgtttttaaggggggggggaatactagTAAAACACAAGtaatcttgtgtttaaaaatataattttgctTATTATATTTTCTTACCGTTAACATGCATTTAAACGTGGAACTTATTATATACGGCAAACAATGTGACTACTAGACTTACAAACAATTTACAAAACATATTAAGACACAACTATTTCACAAGCACAGATTATAACACataaaacaaacttataaactatattaagtatagtttatggaacgaACAAACGTACTACTTTTACAAATTTACATGTTATTAACAAAAAGGGTTTTCCTTGTATTATTCGTGAATTCGTTGAGGGAACAAATTTGTGAGAGACGTTTTCCAGTACTTACCTAAGTACCTAGGTAAGTCTAACCTTATGAACTAGAGTAGcgtgtgtttgtgtatagatctatacgggactgacaatcccgcaccctgactattagctacagtcgtTATGGGTGACAAACGTCGTTAACAGTAACGTTTTCCAAAGAACGTCGTAGGGTTTAATGTccatcagtatggttataagaactctcATGGATATAACATGGCCTCATTCACGTAATAATATACTTAACAAACAGTCATCAGGTTTAGTAACTATGTGATTACTTAGTATATACATCAGGGTGATATGAAATTAACATCCGACATGCAGTGGGATGCGTgatttccgcctcatttcctgttccttgtttggttgtgggcttagggcagaatcacccaatcaactatctattcgatctAGATTTCTATAACTTATATGTACTAAGTGATCATAGAAGGGTACTAACATCACTTCCAGTTTCCAGAACAAACACGTTTTCAgctagttttatttaataataaagctACACTTTAACAACTTAAATATGGGAAAATACTTGTACTTTTCAGTTTTGGAACACTTAAGACAACAACTcacttttatggaaaatataggattttctaggacaAACATCAGTATTTTACAAGCAAACGGTTTACCATTCAACTAACAAACAATCATTGTCaattctataattccttagtttatacatcaaggtTATGTATGAAGAATATCcgataggcagtggaatgtgtggtttccgccttatttcatgttccttgtttggttgtgggcttagggcagatccacACAATCAATTGTCCGTTTGATCTTGGtttatatataactagtataagCTAAGTGGTCATAGAAGGAATTGGTATTATCATatttttaataagaaaatataggattctcTGAAGGGACATATTCATTGCATCTTAAAGGACCATTACAGTTAACTTTGTAAGTACTCAGTGAATACGttagggttatatacaatgagaATCCGACATGCAGTGGAATGTGTGGCTTTCCGCCTcatctcatgttccttgtttggttatgggcttggggcagaaccacacaatcgattgtttgttcaATCTAGAtcgtatataacttgtatacactaaTTACTCGTAGAAGGAACTGGTACGAGTCATTGTACCTATCATTTattacatcagaaaatataggattttctggagaaacacaTCATGTTTTACAAAGAACAAAGAACCTGTTTTCTAaaacaaaacgcttatgaactcaccagctttaacgttgacactttcaaaaccacttgtattctcaagacactagtagacaggtacacgcacAAGTTcctagaagatggagcatagtagcttcaagtctttaatttgctatttacttttggattcaatcTTATATGATTCGAATACAATGTAAATATTTAATATCAattcaatggttgttgttgctttgattgctattatgcaattgttatgatattgtacatgacgtcctccgcccccgaacgtttccatcgTTCCGGTTTGAGGGTGTGACGCCTACAATCAATGAAGACTTCCAATCCAGTGACCTGTGAATTACTCCGATATGTTTAAAGGTTGAGAGTAAGAGAATGTGATGTTCAAAAATTAAAGATTTTTAAAGTATGTTAGTTTCTTCAATTTTTAAAGTggagaaccctattttagggtcttggaccctatttaaactccttatctcataacctaaccctaatatctttagCCTCCATCCATCTAAACACTAGAAATCTACCCTTAGCCCCAATTTGAGTGATTGTAgagcttcaaagtgatttttgtgttttttggTGCTTGAGGAGGAAGAACGAACTTCTTGAAGAGTCATTGTTTGACTTGGAGCTTTTATATCTAATCTTTATGTACCTATATctatcttttggaggtataaagtcttaacaTTGACAACTTTTTCATGTAGATCTAGTTAAGTGGTACATTgttatggttttggtccctttgaggtggttcttgtgagtagaagttactccagaacctttgagcttcatatttggtccttatagaggttatggagtcataaagtttggatcttgatgggtATAAACCtttcatgcatgatttggtagtcATTTGAAGAAGTTTGggacttagggttttgatttgggCCCCATTGAGTTATGCTAAGtcctaaagttggaaactttatgacttaagaaatCCCTTGAAACCAGATCTGGAAGTTTGGACTgaggtcttaaggtattaagaagttTTAAGACATTTTGGGAGTGATTTTGACCTTTTGGAATTCATCTTTGGTGTTTGGGCTTCATtaatccatgcaaaggcttaaagcattcaactttatggatcaagTCACTTATATATGGCTATTTTGAGGTGTTGGACAtcttgacttaatggattaagagctagAATTGAGAGTTGGTCATCAGgaggagtacgctaggcgtacaagcCTATACACGCAGCGTACAAGCTCTTAAGatagtacacttagcgtacaagcAGAGTGGGATTTTGGGTTTTGGGCTTTGATTTGGGCCATCTTGTAGGCTTTGTTGTTTTGGGCCCTGTTGGGCCATTAGGTTTTGGGCTTATATTTATTTGTAGAGGCCCATTATGgtttttggcccaatttggaaaattacgCCATGGATTGGGCCTCAGGTAGTTTTTGGTATTTGGGCCTTGTGGACTATTAGGTTTGGGCCAAAGTTTTGAACCAagttaggttaggggtaaaatgtcAATTTACCCCAAGTGTGGATTTAAGGTTATGCATTGAAACCCAAATGGTTAATTGGGTTTTGTCTTGATGATTGATAGTTCAGGGATTGGTTAGCCAACAACCACAGATTTATTcacgggacttcagtagtgtgaggtgagtctcctcaccataccaatgggtcgaaagcaccaaagacggtccattatgtgttatgtggaatgctagttgGTTACGTGTTaggtggtatgctagttgattatgtggTACGTTATATactagttgtctttatgataccTACATGAAAGATcatgggggtgcccatggcacTTGGTTATAAGACCATATGGGGGTACCCATGGCATTCTAGGTAAAGAACATGGGGTGCCCATTGCACTTGGTTATAATACCAtgtgggggtgcccatggcattccaagtaagaccaTAGGGGGTGCCtatggcatcctggagtaagaccctggagggtgtctagggcatccttatatgtttatatgcatggcttatgtgattgatatagtttatgtgattatatggattatgtggggtatgctcttgggaacacactaagcttcgtgtttatagttttgtttatggtttcaggtatcattggttTGGAAAGGAAGGACTCGGCTTGATCGTAGCGcacacacccgtgttttccgTAATATGTGATTCTGGGACGAACTCTAATAAATGGTTTTTGTTTGGAATGTTTTTTGGAATTCTTGAATTTAGAAGATATATgtgttttgattataataaaaatgaaatttttatcctggatttttgggtcgttacattggtCAAGGCGCGCTGCGTCCTATGATTAACCGGTTTCTTTCGATTTTCTCAATTTTCAAGTAGTGCTCATAACTAAAATCTAATGTATCTAATACCACTTATTGGTTTTCCATACATCTATACACTAATATTTGGCAACGGAAGCTGTTAAAATAACCCTAAGTGTACACGTAACCTAGGATCTAGGTTTTACTAGTTATAGAAGCCTACTTTTAAAACTACAAAATCATACTACAAAGATAGATAAAATCATATAATTACTAATCCTCAAGCAAAATAGGTTTTTCTTCTAAAACTATTGTACATCTTGAATCCCTTGATGCTCTTGGAAGATCTAGCACCAAAAGTAGACTGTTTCTTAAGAATCACACCCAAAAGTCTAAACACTTGAAATTGAGGAGATGGGAGAGAGGACATGAAAGAAAAGAATTATCTAAGTGTAAGGCAGAGAAGGTACGAAAATTATAAAGGCCAGGGGGTCTATTTATATTTGAGTAAACTTGCAGAGAAAGcatatttgaattaattaaataatcaaaTTCTAGAAGGATCCTATCCTATTCCAAAACTGTCCACCGTTATGGGATTCCAAAGTGTTCTAGATGCTCAACTATGGAACAATTAACATTCAATCCTTACACCTTTAGATAACTTCCTAATTAAGTACAATTAATTTCAACTAGTTTCCAATTAATTTATCAAGTTACGATAAATTAACTAATTATTTATCTCACTCTCTTAAATCCTTTTTTATAGCTATTTTAGCTCTTGAGGGAAACCTTAAATTACTTTGTTATTATTCCTAAAGTTATACAAATTAATTTCAAAGTTATAGCAATTAGTCAAACGCTTGTAACATATGTTGTGAtaatgattatgacatccttagagTTGTATTTTTAAACACAATTTGATAtccaaaaatgtttaagtttatCTGGAACTTTCCGTAATAGGGTTCTATAAAAAAAAACTCTGCCAGTTTCAAggcataaaagaaaaaaaatcaagcctaaaattaggggatgtcacagttggtatcagagcattagtttaagcaaactaggagtattaattatttttaggctTAAATTTTGATGCTAAGTGAAAATGATAAGATAAGTATGATAGCATACATTAAGATAGAAGGAAAGATGTGAGAATATTGTGAATTATTATGAAGAGTCCAAACAAAAAATTACTGTGAAGAGTCCAAACAAGTTCAGTGGT
The genomic region above belongs to Lactuca sativa cultivar Salinas chromosome 4, Lsat_Salinas_v11, whole genome shotgun sequence and contains:
- the LOC128133606 gene encoding uncharacterized protein LOC128133606, which encodes MSYGFCIKKAYSNDYKGCIRSFLEVVMSPYGYQMSVEVNLLFRQEPYVPRRKRIVYTLIEGLEELTVNVFYYTFKAIEAKDPNEQHKWVLYWTVYGSFSVGGIFADRFISWFPLYYHTKLAFLAWLQLPTINGLTSYALSRGLHNCFEDFWEIFTSGY